In one window of Cryptococcus neoformans var. neoformans B-3501A chromosome 11, whole genome shotgun sequence DNA:
- a CDS encoding hypothetical protein (HMMPfam hit to MutS_I, MutS domain I, score: 80.1, E(): 5.5e-21; HMMPfam hit to MutS_III, MutS domain III, score: 64.9, E(): 2.2e-16; HMMPfam hit to MutS_V, MutS domain V, score: 338.8, E(): 7.3e-99), protein MVPKIRWGLYRHLRCLPVTQPRAIRSHALVTTARSFDKVTTATSVKPKPKLIKTKARLSDLPATKLGSNGLPQKPLEAWDERDVPPNRSKSPKTVRAAKARSDGARSPVIPCSKAELELLQDAIRQGVIPDTPLAHEVYLNWKRFPDCILLTRVGKFYESYFEPARYLASILSLSLAEKKYGANEAKRSYPFAGFPVHALDKYLKMLVQDLGHTVVLVEEYDTEGAVAHTGKKLTAGSGPKERRVYRVVTPGTMVDESWVDADQSRYLLAIAVGNEGQNGQELSLAYTDASTGEFFTKDTTVSQMEDELARITPREVVLDNSLYELWREHYNYSEMKRKDASQVEELLALLRVLGVRVSFADPCRPPPLYTSASSPTLHPTTPEENAAALLQHHLQYALRESMPALRRPHKQSNSAFMQIDAATLQALEIRHAFRPGGLIATGETQTNSSPLSAKGTLLSVVSKTITSSGHRLLIRTLTAPSTSPHIINSRLALVQAFMDREDLKTELRHELKELGDIMRIIQRFRGQRGTGRDIWDVGRWIRGAQRILETIKEEIKIEVGRNNEKAIRKSEGITRLQEFVDSFRDLDRIASKIESSVEESAIMFRSGDDKSIIDEQEAGDALLTSQASSKESEADEKQRIKRERDEREMSEWWIRPQFSPALQLRHDELSALKAEAQKLQASLIKKYDTPTLTIEKNHRFSYHIQMSAKDAEKVAKARSLERIGSMTGKTAYFAYAPLAELGTRIEIMMEYLGAAQRRAARELQNMVVEQSDAIQQNSELVDELDLSLSFAQNAVEMNWVRPILDNSTELQIINGRHPSVESSLLSASRNFTPNSTHMASDTHLHVITGPNQGGKSTLLRQTAVIAILAQSGSFVPAEYVKMGIVDRVFSRVGARDDLWRDRSTFMLEMVETAGILRHATERSLVIMDEIGRGTTLQAGVSIAYATLDYILENIKCRTLFATHYHELGQMLGYDPKRAEGEVIKGRSGIAFWCTDVNEADGAFSYSYKLRPGINYDSHAIKAASIAGMPESFLRVAESTLVTLQSKSNLITLPSSH, encoded by the exons ATGGTCCCAAAGATACGCTGGGGGCTGTATCGCCATCTCCGATGCTTGCCGGTCACTCAGCCTCGGGCAATTAGATCACATGCTTTGGTGACTACAGCTCGGTCATTTGACAAGGTGACAACGGCGACCTCTGTCAAACCCAAACCTAAGCTCATCAAGACAAAGGCTAGACTATCAGATTTGCCAGCGACGAAGCTGGGATCGAACGGCTTGCCACAGAAGCCATTGGAAGCATGGGATGAAAGAGACGTGCCTCCCAACCGTTCGAAATCCCCCAAAACGGTCAGGGCAGCCAAAGCGCGTAGCGATGGCGCCAGGAGCCCAGTAATTCCCTGTTCAAAGGCAGAATTGGAACTTCTTCAGGATGCCATACGACAGGGTGTTATCCCAGATACTCCTTTGGCTCATGAGGTATATCTCAATTGGAAGAGGTTTCCAGATTGCATTTTGCTCACGAGAGTGGGAAAGTTCTATGAG TCATATTTTGAACCCGCTCGGTATTTggcttccatcctttcgcTGTCCCTTGCAGAAAAGAAATACGGCGCGAACGAGGCTAAGAGGTCATACCCATTCGCTGGTTTTCCGGTACATGCACTGGACAAATATCTCAAGATGCTTGTTCAAGACTTGGGACACACCGTTGTGCTCGTGGAGGAGTATGATACAGAAGGAGCCGTTGCCCATACTGGCAAAAAGCTCACCGCAGGCTCCGGACCAAAGGAACGTAGGGTGTACAGAGTCGTTACGCCGGGGACTATGGTCGATGAGTCGTGGGTGGATGCAGATCAGAGTCGATACTTGCTCGCCATCGCTGTAGGCAATGAGGGCCAGAATGGTCAGGAACTATCTCTCGCTTACACAGATGCTTCCACTGGAGAATTTTTCACTAAGGATACGACTGTCTCacagatggaagatgagctcGCTCGAATTACTCCCCGTGAAGTTGTTCTAGATAATTCGCTCTACGAACTGTGGCGAGAACATTATAACTATTCGGAAATGAAGCGGAAAGATGCCTCTCAGGTTGAAGAGCTGCTCGCGCTACTTCGAGTACTAGGCGTCAGAGTGTCCTTTGCCGACCCCTGTCGTCCGCCTCCACTCTACACATCTGCCTCATCACCAACTTTACACCCTACCACACCGGAAGAGAATGCTGCTGCGCTCCTCCAACACCATCTCCAGTATGCTTTGCGAGAGTCGATGCCAGCACTTCGTCGACCTCACAAGCAATCCAATTCGGCCTTCATGCAAATCGATGCTGCAACCCTCCAAGCTCTCGAGATACGCCATGCTTTTAGGCCAGGGGGATTAATTGCTACGGGCGAGACACAAACTAATTCATCTCCCTTGTCTGCCAAGGGTACGCTTCTCTCAGTGGTATCCAAGACTATAACATCTTCCGGCCATCGACTACTTATACGCACTCTCACAGCTCCTTCGACATCTCCCCATATAATCAACTCCCGCTTGGCGCTGGTACAAGCCTTTATGGATAGAGAGGATCTTAAAACTGAACTTCGGCACGAGCTGAAAGAGCTGGGGGATATCATGCGGATCATTCAGCGGTTTAGAGGCCAAAGAGGCACTGGACGTGATATATGGGACGTTGGAAGGTGGATAAGGGGTGCTCAGAGAATATTGGAGACTATCAAGGAAGAGATCAAAATCGAAGTTGGCCGAAATAACGAGAAAGCGATACGGAAATCGGAAGGCATCACAAGGCTGCAGGAATTCGTGGACTCGTTTCGTGATCTTGACAGAATCGCCTCCAAAATCGAATCCTCTGTGGAAGAATCTGCCATCATGTTCAGATCCGGCGATGATAAGAGTATCATTgatgagcaagaagctGGTGATGCGCTGCTTACAAGTCAGGCATCATCTAAAGAAAGTGAAGCAGACGAAAAGCAGAGGATCAAgcgggagagggatgagagagagatgTCAGAGTGGTGGATTCGTCCTCA GTTCTCGCCTGCGCTCCAACTTCGACATGACGAACTGAGTGCTTTGAAAGCCGAAGCCCAAAAGTTACAAGCAAGCCTAATCAAGAAGTATG ATACGCCTACTCTGACTATTGAGAAGAACCACAGATTCAGCTATCACATTCAAATGTCAGCAAAAGATGCTGAAAAGGTGGCGAAAGCGAGATCTCTGGAGCGTATAGGAAGCATGACTGGTAAAACAGCATACTTTGCCTACGCG CCGCTTGCGGAACTGGGTACGAGAATTGAGATCATGATGGAATATCTAGGCGCTGCTCAAAGGCGAGCTGCTCGGGAACTTCAAAATATG GTGGTAGAGCAATCGGACGCGATCCAGCAAAATTCCGAATTAGTTGATGAGCTGGATTTGAGCCTGAGCTTTGCTCAGAATGCAGTTGAGATGAACTGGGTCAGGCCAATACTGGACAATTC TACGGAGCTACAGATCATTAATGGTAGACATCCTTCCGTTGAATCTTCTTTGCTGTCTGCTTCTCGCAATTTCACCCCAAACAGTACTCACATGGCTTCTGATACCCATTTGCATGTCATCACCGGCCCCAACCAGGGAGGAAAGTCGACCCTTCTTCGACAAACTGCAGTCATAGCAATACTTGCCCAGAGCGGAAGCTTCGTTCCTGCTGAATACGTGAAGATGGGAATCGTGGATCGGGTTTTCAGCAGAGTGGGAGCTAGAGATGATCTATGGAGGGATCGGAGCACGTTTATGCTTGAAATGGTTGA AACTGCAGGGATCTTGCGCCATGCCACTGAGAGATCCCTCGTTATCATGGATGA GATTGGACGCGGTACTACGTTACAGGCAGGTGTCTCAATAGCGTATGCCACACTTGACTATATCCTCGAGAACATCAAGTGCCGGACATTGTTCGCCACTCATTATCACGAACTGGGACAAATGCTAGGATACGATCCAAAAAGGgctgaaggagaggtgataaagggaagaagtgggATTGCTTTTTGGTGCACGGATGTAAATGAGGCG GATGGCGCTTTTTCTTATTCTTACAAGCTACGACCGGGTATAAATTACGATTCTCATGCTATT AAAGCTGCCAGTATCGCCGGCATGCCAGAATCTTTTCTACGTGTAGCCGAGTCGACGCTCGTAACCCTCCAATCAAAATCCAATCTTATTACATTGCCATCATCTCATTAG
- a CDS encoding hypothetical protein (HMMPfam hit to Acid_phosphat_A, Histidine acid phosphatase, score: 112.9, E(): 7.5e-31) yields MITTNDTPTASTPLLLHAAQNPSHGSKVYIQRYRSGKRRYPLFLFRLVITPMVLITLVTLLAWDTSPLGHCYMKPICRALKDGNEMEEIWWRNQGPYAPYKEFDHSKNLEYLPRGCEIDQVTLLHRHTSRYPTPNAGRCMLGALNKIRKREVGVPRHHPELSFIDKADLELKDWQFGGLTNQGRKAAWKSGVHIATAYKSLLDKAVDVFTRSSEGERVLETSRYWLEGFRNHRFAIKKKSDLPKVDVIIPEEPTFNSTLSVHSCPAFESLDPSPGSIAQSDLSPLLSSAIDRLNTALRPRPKLDADDVACLADMCGYDSQSRGTEWKRWSKWCGLFTKDEWEVLGHGKDLKRYYEVGQGSDYGPTMGAGYINEIIARLTDSAPQDNTCTNRTLDADEDTFPRGGERFFVDFGHDNEMLEVMAAAGVLKQSRPLTTTAVPARRTFVLSEIVPFGARLIFERVSCDTGYWEPGSGTAPEGGKEGIKKYVRILLNDKVQTVAHIACEQSAFAEHGLCEVDAFVESQQFATTNVSWDICYNSSHEEE; encoded by the exons ATGATCACCACAAACGACACGCCCACTGCCTCCACACCTCTTCTACTACACGCGGCACAAAACCCATCTCACGGGTCCAAGGTATATATTCAGCGATATCGCTCGGGGAAACGGCGATATCCTCTATTCCTATTCCGTCTCGTAATAACTCCAATGGTATTGATCACACTTGTGACGTTACTAGCTTGGGATACCTCACCTCTTGGACATTGTTATATGAAACCCATTTGCCGAGCGTTGAAAGATGGAaatgaaatggaggaaatATGGTGGAGAAATCAAGGCCCTTATGCTCCTTACAAGGAATTTGATCACAGTAAAAACCTAGAATATCTGCCAAGAGGCTGTGAAATTGATCAAGTCACCCTG CTTCATAGGCACACCTCAAGATACCCTACCCCCAATGCAGGGAGATGTATGCTTGGGGCTTTGAACAAGATTCGGAAGAGGGAAGTTGGAGtccctcgtcatcatcccgAATTGTCCTTCATTGACAAGGCAGACCTAGAGTTGAAAGATTGGCAGTTCGGCGGGTTGACGAACCAAGGCAGAAAAGC CGCATGGAAATCCGGCGTGCACATAGCCACTGCATACAAATCGTTACTAGACAAGGCGGTTGATGTTTTCACACGTTCgtcagaaggagaaagggtgCTTGAGACTTCGAGGTACTGGTTAGAA GGATTCCGAAATCATCGTTTCGCCATCAAGAAAAAGTCTGACTTACCGAAAGTCGATGTGATCATACCCGAGGAACCA ACATTCAACAGTACTCTATCTGTGCATTCATGCCCAGCATTCGAGAGTCTTGACCCTTCACCAGGCTCCATAGCCCAATCAGATCTCTCGCCTCTCCTCTCATCGGCCATCGACCGATTGAACACCGCCCTTCGCCCCAGGCCCAAGCTCGATGCTGACGACGTAGCCTGTTTGGCAGACATGTGTGGCTACGACAGCCAGTCCAGGGGCACGGAGTGGAAACGGTGGTCAAAATGGTGTGGGCTGTTCACGAAGGACGAATGGGAAGTGCTGGGACATGGAAAAGATTTGAAGAGGTACTATGAGGTCGGGCAAGGGAGCGATTACGGGCCTACAATGGGC GCTGGTTACATTAACGAAATTATTGCTCGTTTGACTGATTCTGCCCCTCAAGATAACACATGCACGAATCGCACCCTAGACGCTGATGAGGATACTTTTCCCAGAGGAGGGGAACGCTTCTTTGTT GATTTTGGGCATGATAACGAAATGCTAGAAGTCATGGCGGCTGCAGGCGTCCTCAAA CAATCTAGACCTTTGACGACAACTGCAGTCCCTGCTCGCCGAACGTTCGTTCTTTCCGAAATCGTCCCATTCGGTGCCCGCCTGATCTTCGAAAGGGTCTCCTGTGACACGGGCTACTGGGAACCTGGGTCAGGAACTGCTCccgaaggaggaaaagagggtATCAAGAAATATGTCAGGATCTTGCTCAA CGACAAGGTCCAAACGGTAGCCCATATTGCATGCGAGCAATCCGCTTTTGCTGAGCATGGCCTATGCGAGGTGGATGCCTTTGTCGAAAGTCAGCAATTTGCGACAACAAACGTTTCTTGGGATATTTGCTACAACAGTTCTCACGAGGAGGAATAA
- a CDS encoding hypothetical protein (Match to EST gb|CF193280.1|CF193280; HMMPfam hit to HEAT, HEAT repeat, score: 37.5, E(): 3.7e-08; HMMPfam hit to WD40, WD domain, G-beta repeat, score: 57.1, E(): 4.8e-14) — protein sequence MGNISSMARASTALDSYVAELGNDISYDKSLSSSRFLKTILARHSFGPIVLKIFIKPDAAMSLRVIQRRLKLERDILSELANVNTYQTFVETEKAGYLIRQWIGSNLYDRVSQQPYLANIEKKWIAFQILTTLRDARNRKVAHGDIKSENILLTSSLSVLLTDFSSSFKPTYLPLDDPSDFSFFFDTSGRRTCYIAPERFYASDSKVADRKRASESEGGEWFGRRDGKITEEMDVFSTGCVLAEMWADGRTVFNLSELYAYREGALSLNGMLENIHDVDVREMIAQMLSREPSKRPSFDHILSKYRETIFPEYFYTFLQDYINSLNEKAEASSFRDDVEGGFLQHSAGQSGAKIDRLLDEWEGIATYLGEGPTDNAPALLILNVITSSVRHCLFPSSRLHALRLFLNLLPYLLDEDKIDRIIPYIVELLSDDMPHVRAEACRTLIQVVESVTSVTPQNATFIPEYLLPQMKHLTTDSDIFVRITYAQALVKLANAAMTMLEMSQAAKDGASVHGTESSGIVEPDYDVMVQEIQAAVEEQATTLLVDPASAVKRGILSSISDLCLFFGRQKSNEIVLSHIMTYLNDKDWMLRLAFFDSIVGVGAFIGLRAVEEYVLPLMFQALADSEEAVVARVIGSLTSLATLGLLARMRLWDTFFAVKGFMFHPNVWIRQGAVGLIAAVAKNLPSSDVWCILYPAIRPMLHSDVKEMEEAALMSALLPPLARSTLIAARVAALQNTPPGFWDIPPATSSTKVDLIKSQKLAQNNPHRLRDSGISALDEKKIEAMKEHIVKQAHAIKAREATDQNLPPEASLVNSKSVSLTDLGVTPQTIFISPRTIGVDAAKVELRRFRPGLEPESRRTSFTTNRSLRGPVDSPLDEIRRKLAALEPLSRPETPVAKEKATTTPTTTSHTSQPSVDTGASPSESNLPSTLDITAMTRSGKKKKVDSKAAPAVGASHTNAVGTTTIHDEPISGRTTPIAAALSQITLSGANTPKGQPAAPYTSSYEGHDPGVRAFLEQVDLDNYREPLLDFGPRVGANHRKRNPRVNKASSSSSASTSSSPTNVTMIAHLTHHEGAITGLITSPDSVFFASSSEDGQVLIWDAARLERSVTAKPRLVYKMEAPIVSMCGIENTHCLAVASDDGQVHVLRVHTGGGSGGSSTRYSKVECIRTWNTEESDGHVRFVSHIQDSTLLLLTSMSVIATLDIRSMEIKQRFQHPPELGIITAYCLSTHWLVLGTSIGALSLWDLRFGLLLKSWKAGGGVTSCRIHPSRGRGRWIMVSVSPTWPYALLGPSTDKSEEPQPSKPIVEVYDIESSKLVEVYEIRSRRSSKPSEIVPEPIEIIPNKAALIAELARSTPSLPSHIPTDDFDATNPLPTPPSAVLDLMVGQGWTNLGRPEESILMSVPELRSSDKNGEGQSGPGWMITAGEDRIVRYWDLVKAQDGFVVCGSQKEKDVSFRRMPEGSSPSMFYTLPNVHRQGQGPTRDKERQPLQPHYDAICKLGSLETPFSSCIISADRSGIIKVWRMEGMAGPLR from the exons ATGGGAAACATATCTTCCATGGCCAGGGC CTCAACGGCGCTGGATTCTTACGTTGCCGAACTTGGCAATGACATCTCATACGATAAGAG TTTGTCGTCCTCACGGTTCCTCAAAACCATCTTGGCTCGCCACAGTTTCGGCCCAATCGTCCTCAAGATATTCATTAAACCCGATGCAGCCATGTCACTTCGGGTCATACAGCGAAGATTGAAGTTGGAGAGGGATATTCTTTCAGAACTTGCGAATGTGAATACATACCAGACGTTTGTGGAGACGGAGAAGGCCGGGTATCTTATCAGGCAATGGATAGGATCGAACTTGTATGACCGTGTCAG TCAACAGCCATATCTTGCCAATatagagaagaagtggatcGCCTTCCAAATTCTAACCACCCTTCGAGATGCCCGCAATCGCAAG GTTGCTCACGGCGACATCAAGTCTGAAAACATACTTCTcacttcctccctctctgTCCTTCTAACAgacttttcatcctccttcaaaCCAACATACCTTCCACTCGACGACCCCTCCGACTTTTCATTTTTCTTCGATACTTCTGGACGACGCACATGCTATATCGCACCCGAACGATTTTACGCCTCTGACTCCAAAGTGGCTGATCGGAAAAGGGCATCCGAGAGTGAAGGTGGGGAATGGTttgggaggagggatgggaagattACAGAGGAAATGGATGTCTTTAGTACTGGGTGTGTGTTGGCAGAAATGTGGGCCGATGGGCGGACTGTGTTTAATCTCAGTGAGCTGTATGCGTATCGCGAGGGCGCTTTAAGTTTGAATGGGATGTTGGAAAATATCCATGATGTCGACGTTCGA GAAATGATTGCCCAAATGCTATCAAGAGAACCTTCCAAACGACCTTCGTTCGACCATATCCTTTCAAAGTACCGCGAAACCATCTTTCCCGAGTATTTTTACACTTTCCTACAAGATTATATTAACTCACTCAACGAAAAGGCGGAAGCTTCGAGTTTTAGGGATGATGTCGAAGGGGGATTCTTGCAACACTCAGCAGGACAAAGTGGTGCCAAGATTGACAGGTTACTGGATGAATGGGAAGGGATTGCCACTTACCTCGGTGAAGGTCCAACTGATA ACGCTCCGGCACTACTCATCCTGAACGTGATCACCTCTTCTGTTCGACACTGTCTATTCCCCTCCTCTCGCCTACACGCCCTCCGCCTATTCCTAAACCTCCTCCCCTACCTCCTTGACGAAGACAAAATCGACCGTATTATACCCTATATCGTCGAGCTCCTCTCCGATGATATGCCGCATGTCCGCGCCGAAGCGTGCAGGACCCTGATTCAGGTCGTCGAGAGCGTCACCTCGGTGACCCCACAGAACGCGACATTCATTCCAGAGTATCTTTTACCACAGATGAAACATTTGACGACAGACAGTGATATCTTCGTAAGGATTACGTATGCGCAGGCTTTGGTCAAGTTGGCGAATGCGGCGATGACAATGTTGGAAATGAGTCAAGCTGCGAAAGATGGTGCGTCAGTTCATGGGACCGAGTCTTCTGGGATTgtcgag CCCGACTACGATGTGATGGTTCAAGAGATTCAAGCCGCCGTCGAAGAACAAGCTACAACCCTCCTCGTCGACCCTGCGTCCGCTGTCAAGCGCGGaatcctctcctccatctctgaTCTATGCCTGTTTTTCGGTCGTCAAAAGTCAAATGAAATCGTGCTCAGCCACATTATGACTTACTTGAACGATAAAGATTGGATGCTCCGGCTGGCGTTCTTTGATAGCATCGTCGGTGTGGGGGCGTTTATAGGTTTAAGAGCTGTAGAGGAATACGTCCTTCCACTCATGTTTCAAGCGTTAGCGG ActctgaagaagctgtAGTGGCGAGGGTGATTGGCTCGCTGACAAGCCTCGCAACTCTCGGCTTACTCGCACGTATGCGACTATGGGATACTTTTTTCGCTGTGAAAGGATTCATGTTTCATCCAAATGTATGGATTCGCCAAG GCGCGGTGGGTCTCATCGCAGCTGTAGCAAAAAACCTCCCGTCTTCAGATGTATGGTGTATCCTCTACCCTGCGATTAGGCCCATGCTTCACTCGGATgtcaaggagatggaagaagcggcACTAATGTCGGCTCTCTTGCCTCCT CTGGCGAGAAGCACTTTGATAGCTGCAAGGGTTGCAGCGTTGCAAAACACTCCACCTGGCTTTTGGGATATCCCCCCCGCAACGTCATCAACCAAGGTTGATCTTATCAAGTCTCAGAAGTTGGCACAAAATAATCC ACATCGGCTGAGAGATAGCGGTATCTCTGCATTGGATGAGAAAAAGATCGAGGCAATGAAGGAACATATTGTTAAACAAGCACATGCTATCAAAGC GCGGGAAGCGACCGATCAGAACCTTCCGCCGGAGGCATCACTTGTCAATTCTAAATCTGTCTCTCTGACCGACTTGGGTGTGACGCCTCAAACTATCTTCATCAGTCCCCGTACGATCGGCGTCGATGCCGCTAAAGTCGAACTCCGACGTTTCCGTCCAGGCCTTGAACCTGAAAGTCGTCGAACGTCGTTTACTACTAATCGAAGCCTTCGTGGTCCTGTCGATAGCCCCTTGGACGAGATTCGCAGGAAACTCGCTGCACTTGAACCGCTCTCAAGACCTGAAACACCTGTCGCAAAGGAAAAAGCGACAACAACGCCGACGACTACAAGTCATACTAGTCAGCCATCTGTGGATACAGGTGCCAGCCCGTCAGAGTCCAACCTGCCGTCGACACTGGATATCACTGCCATGACAAGatctgggaagaagaaaaaggtggaTTCAAAAGCTGCTCCAGCAGTGGGAGCATCGCATACCAATGCGGTTGGCACTACCACAATACATGACGAGCCGATCTCGGGTAGAACAACGCCCATTGCTGCCGCTCTCAGTCAAATCACCCTCAGCGGAGCCAACACGCCTAAGGGACAGCCTGCGGCACCGTATACGAGCTCTTATGAAGGGCATGATCCGGGAGTGAGAGCTTTCCTCGAGCAGGTTGATTTAGATAACTACCGAGAACCTCTCCTTGACTTTGGTCCTCGAGTGGGAGCGAACCATCGTAAACGAAATCCGCGAGTCAACAAGgcgtcgtcttcctcttcagcttcaaCGTCATCGTCGCCAACTAACGTGACCATGATTGCCCACTTGACTCACCATGAAGGGGCGATCACAGGTCTTATCACCTCGCCAGATAGTGTCTTTTTCGCTTCATCTTCGGAAGATGGTCAGGTATTGATCTGGGATGCAGCCCGTCTGGAGAGAAGTGTTACTGCAAAACCCCGCCTGGTATACAAAATGGAAGCACCGATAGTGTCCATGTGTGGGATCGAGAATACACATTGCCTGGCCGTGGCGAGTGACGATGGTCAGGTACATGTTTTGCGAGTACATACAGGCGGAGGTAGTGGAGGGAGTAGTACGAGGTATTCAAAGGTGGAGTGTATCAGGACTTGGAACACCGAGGAGTCTGATGGTCATGTACGGTTTGTCTCGCATATACAAG ACTCGACACTGCTTTTACTCACATCGATGTCTGTCATTGCTACTCTTGATATCCGAAGCATGGAAATCAAACAACGTTTCCAGCATCCACCAGAGCTAGGCATCATCACCGCTTACTGCCTATCGACCCACTGGCTCGTACTCGGTACTTCCATTGGGGCGTTGAGTCTTTGGGATCTGCGTTTTGGATTACTTCTCAAGTCTTGGAAAGCCGGCGGAGGTGTTACCAGCTGTCGCATCCACCCGTCAAGGGGTCGTGGCCGATGGATCATGGTTTCGGTATCGCCTACGTGGCCATATGCTCTTCTGGGTCCTTCGACTGATAAGTCAGAGGAGCCTCAGCCTTCGAAACCTATCGTGGAGGTATATGATATCGAAAGCTCTAAATTGGTAGAAGTGTACGAAATAAGGAGTCGTAGATCTAGTAAACCCTCCGAGATTGTTCCCGAACCTATAGAGATCATTCCCAACAAGGCCGCTCTTATCGCAGAACTCGCTCGCTCGACGCCCTCTTTACCTTCGCATATCCCAACTGATGACTTTGACGCGACCAATCCTTTGCCCACGCCGCCCAGTGCCGTACTTGATCTTATGGTCGGACAGGGATGGACTAATTTGGGAAGACCGGAAGAGTCTATATTGATGTCGGTACCGGAGCTAAGGTCTTCTGACAAGAATGGTGAGGGACAAAGTGGGCCCGGATGGATGATTACTGCTGGAGAGGACAGGATAGTGAGATACTGGGATCTAGTAAAAGCTCAAGATGGCTTCGTGGTCTGCGGATCtcagaaagagaaggacgtCAGTTTCCG TCGAATGCCCGAAGGTTCATCACCAAGCATGTTTTACACTCTTCCAAATGTCCATcgtcaagggcaaggacCTACTCGGGATAAGGAACGACAACCTCTCCAACCCCACTATGACGCGATATGTAAACTTGGCTCGTTAGAAACCCCCTTCTCAAGCTGCATTATAAGTGCTGATAGAAGTGGTATTATAAAAGTatggagaatggaagggATGGCTGGTCCCTTGCGTTAG